From Armatimonadota bacterium, one genomic window encodes:
- a CDS encoding sulfatase produces the protein CDRRAAEGSIRPCARRRAGAAQSALDKRAVFAPAPAAANRRQHQGYHRMNLLLIAIDTLRADHLGCYGYHRETSPALDAFASQGVLFEKLYAPAVPTHPSYTTTYTGQHSITHGIVTHCGRASLSPQAPFLPELLLQAGYTTCAVDNLSSMRPWFGRGYEFYIDPSGRHPHRHAVTCEEINARALPWLRAHAREQFFLFVHYWDPHTPYLPPGRYRDLFYDGDPTDPARDSLASMRKQLFWEWWSGDCWFGQLPQPLRDAEYVVALYDGEIRYADDGVGELLDALADTGVADDTLVIVFSDHGENMYHHGVFFDHHGLYEGNVHVPLAARWPARLAGGRRVPHLVQHVDLAPTLLDACGVEIPATMEGRSLLPLMTGDADAPLYDRLVTQECTWQAKWALRTDEYKLILSRERGRDLHDMPPRELYHLPTDPCELHNLADERPGVTAQMEGELEAWIARMMEKNGLDRDPLVAQGTTLGRDWREWIERKGYW, from the coding sequence AACCGCCGCCAGCACCAGGGGTACCACCGTATGAACCTGCTGCTCATCGCCATAGACACGCTGCGCGCCGATCATCTCGGCTGCTACGGTTATCACCGCGAGACGAGCCCCGCGCTGGATGCCTTCGCCTCCCAGGGCGTTCTCTTCGAGAAGCTGTATGCCCCCGCCGTGCCTACTCATCCCTCCTACACCACGACCTACACCGGCCAGCATTCGATCACCCATGGCATCGTCACCCACTGCGGCCGGGCATCGCTGTCCCCGCAGGCGCCATTCCTGCCCGAGCTGCTGCTGCAGGCGGGCTACACGACCTGTGCGGTGGACAATCTGAGCTCGATGAGGCCCTGGTTTGGGCGCGGCTACGAGTTCTACATTGACCCCAGCGGCCGTCACCCGCACCGCCACGCCGTGACTTGCGAGGAGATCAACGCCCGCGCCCTCCCCTGGCTGCGCGCCCACGCCCGGGAGCAGTTCTTCCTCTTCGTGCACTACTGGGATCCGCACACGCCCTACCTGCCGCCGGGGCGCTACCGCGACCTGTTCTATGACGGCGACCCCACCGACCCCGCGCGCGACTCCCTGGCGTCGATGCGCAAGCAGCTCTTCTGGGAGTGGTGGAGCGGCGACTGCTGGTTCGGCCAACTGCCGCAGCCGCTGCGCGACGCCGAGTACGTCGTCGCCCTCTACGACGGCGAGATCCGCTACGCCGACGACGGGGTGGGAGAGTTGCTCGACGCGCTGGCGGACACGGGCGTCGCCGACGACACCCTGGTCATCGTTTTCTCCGACCACGGCGAGAACATGTACCACCACGGGGTGTTCTTCGATCATCACGGGCTGTACGAGGGCAACGTTCACGTACCGCTGGCCGCGCGCTGGCCGGCGCGCCTGGCGGGCGGCCGGCGGGTGCCGCACCTGGTGCAGCATGTGGACCTCGCCCCCACCCTGCTCGATGCCTGCGGGGTCGAGATCCCGGCGACGATGGAGGGCCGGAGCCTGCTCCCGCTGATGACCGGTGATGCCGACGCGCCCCTCTACGACCGACTGGTGACCCAGGAATGCACGTGGCAGGCCAAGTGGGCGCTGCGCACGGACGAATACAAGCTCATCCTGTCGCGCGAGCGGGGACGCGATCTCCACGATATGCCGCCGCGCGAGCTGTACCACTTGCCCACCGACCCGTGCGAGCTGCATAACCTGGCCGACGAACGCCCCGGCGTCACGGCGCAAATGGAGGGCGAACTGGAAGCGTGGATCGCGCGCATGATGGAGAAGAACGGCCTCGACCGGGATCCGCTCGTCGCGCAGGGGACGACGCTGGGCCGAGACTGGCGCGAATGGATCGAGCGCAAGGGCTACTGGTGA
- a CDS encoding ABC transporter ATP-binding protein, with product MTTVSRGASEYIVRTKDLAREYAMGGTVLRALDGVVLDIRRGEYVSIMGPSGSGKSTLFNMIGGLDRPTQGTVFIDEVDMAQLGAGELAFLRCRRIGYIFQSFNLIPVMTALENVTLPMIFAGVSTDDAQTKGAKLLEKVGLGDRLHHKPSELSGGQQQRVAIARALANDPGIILADEPTGNLDLKTGKEIIVLLKQMNKEQAVTVISATHDLKMIDVSDRVVWIRDGKIERIENRADIELRVGEMAHEEQ from the coding sequence ATGACTACAGTCTCACGCGGTGCGAGCGAGTATATCGTCCGCACCAAGGACCTGGCACGTGAATACGCCATGGGTGGCACGGTGCTGCGCGCCCTGGACGGGGTGGTCCTCGACATCAGGCGCGGGGAGTACGTCTCCATCATGGGCCCCTCGGGCTCGGGCAAGTCCACCCTGTTCAACATGATCGGGGGCCTCGACCGGCCGACCCAGGGCACGGTGTTCATTGACGAGGTGGATATGGCCCAGCTCGGCGCCGGGGAGTTGGCGTTCCTGCGCTGCCGCCGTATCGGCTATATCTTCCAGAGCTTCAACCTCATCCCCGTCATGACCGCGCTGGAGAACGTGACCCTGCCCATGATCTTCGCCGGCGTGTCCACCGACGATGCGCAGACCAAGGGCGCCAAGTTGTTGGAGAAGGTCGGTCTCGGCGACCGCCTCCACCACAAGCCGTCCGAGTTGTCCGGCGGGCAGCAGCAGCGCGTCGCCATCGCGCGGGCGCTGGCCAACGACCCCGGCATCATCCTCGCCGACGAGCCCACCGGCAACCTCGACCTCAAGACCGGCAAGGAGATCATCGTCCTGCTCAAGCAGATGAACAAGGAGCAGGCCGTCACCGTCATCTCCGCCACCCACGACCTCAAGATGATTGACGTCTCCGACCGCGTGGTGTGGATCCGCGACGGCAAGATCGAACGCATCGAGAACCGCGCTGACATCGAGCTGCGCGTAGGCGAGATGGCCCACGAGGAGCAGTAG
- a CDS encoding FtsX-like permease family protein has translation MPEQAGARAEGIEKQVILPWRRSVQMSLNSIFVRLGRSVITASGIFLGTAFLVSVLTQTAVLGGHPEEALESGTRSIWLVVMSLLVATVGIVNSMLMAVTERYKEIGTMKCLGALDSFVVRLFLLESGILGALGATVGAVAGVAISALSSRLRFGPGVFSKLGPALVLSGHPVPLWAGVVGAVAVGGVLSVLAAMYPAWRAAKMPPAAALRVEI, from the coding sequence ATGCCGGAGCAAGCGGGAGCTAGAGCTGAGGGCATTGAGAAGCAGGTCATACTGCCCTGGCGCCGCTCAGTGCAGATGAGCCTGAATTCCATCTTCGTGCGCCTGGGGCGGTCGGTGATTACCGCCTCCGGCATCTTCCTGGGCACCGCCTTTCTGGTGTCGGTGCTGACCCAGACCGCGGTCCTCGGCGGCCACCCCGAAGAGGCCCTGGAGAGCGGCACCCGCAGCATCTGGCTGGTGGTGATGTCGCTGCTGGTCGCTACCGTGGGCATCGTCAACTCGATGCTGATGGCGGTGACCGAACGCTACAAGGAAATCGGCACCATGAAGTGCTTGGGCGCCCTCGACAGCTTCGTCGTGCGCCTGTTCCTGCTGGAGTCGGGCATCTTGGGCGCGCTGGGGGCTACCGTCGGCGCCGTCGCCGGCGTCGCCATCAGCGCCCTCTCGTCTCGGCTGCGCTTCGGCCCCGGCGTATTCTCCAAGCTGGGGCCGGCGCTGGTGTTGTCCGGGCACCCGGTCCCGCTGTGGGCGGGAGTCGTGGGCGCCGTGGCTGTGGGTGGGGTGTTGTCGGTGCTGGCGGCGATGTATCCCGCGTGGCGGGCGGCGAAGATGCCTCCGGCGGCCGCCCTGCGCGTGGAAATATAG
- a CDS encoding PqqD family protein has product MSKHEALAARPVRNQAVEWRAEGERTVLVLRRREDRLGRLLSLLFVVPKERKIELDRVGSLVWRQCDGRHTVAELIAELAGKYKLNRKEAEVSLTSFLRMLGKRKLIAIAVPKHAGRTPKERRLTDAGASGS; this is encoded by the coding sequence TTGAGCAAGCACGAAGCGCTGGCCGCGCGCCCGGTGCGCAACCAGGCGGTGGAGTGGCGCGCCGAAGGCGAGCGCACGGTGCTGGTGCTGCGGCGGCGCGAGGACCGTCTGGGCCGCCTGCTGTCGCTGTTGTTCGTGGTTCCCAAGGAGCGCAAGATCGAGCTTGACCGCGTCGGTTCCTTGGTGTGGCGGCAATGCGATGGCCGCCACACGGTAGCCGAGTTGATCGCGGAGCTGGCGGGCAAGTACAAGCTCAACCGCAAGGAGGCCGAGGTCTCGCTGACCAGCTTCCTGCGGATGCTGGGCAAGCGCAAGCTGATCGCGATCGCCGTGCCCAAGCACGCGGGCCGCACGCCCAAAGAGAGAAGGCTGACCGATGCCGGAGCAAGCGGGAGCTAG
- a CDS encoding FtsX-like permease family protein: protein MCDMPAWRKAAWLVIRPAWSIGALACVITAGAAMLHARPAGAAADFAAEQQRAFPRIAAEVEVDNLRRHVENLASYGSRVTCYPGAKRAEDYVYNYLRSLGLQDLHKEEFAASAPVNRGSSLELAMAKPDGPPWRPDESGLATDSIPLYPLWPNNVRTSQLPPAGVSGRVVWGGQAELAELNGKQIAGSIVLFDFRCGSRWLNGVRLGAKVVIFVEPDEPAVRGESEAKFLSVPIDIPRFWLRRGDALRVLARLQSTPKVQGRVRCDMGWVQPSAETERAGTLYHPHNIIATIPGTDPKLKHQVVMLSAYYDSMCIVPEMAPGAESACGIATLLELARIFKDHPPRRTVRLLATAGHFEAMTGIREYLGRHLPDMEKGPPEPARFLGFIPYTRYGEALDKINLFFALDLSSQSSRVGIFYSGYYYNYREDRQRDFADLGRAFRDSGEVIATALGYVADETFADGINPIAGKPWRTFIPGKIALESEAFTLGGGAGMGLVTTDDSRALVDTPWDLPDYVDFRNLRHQATFLACSLWNFLNDPEAPVNEKPTFSKMTLTGGFAVLRGRVVTFNPRRGLIPKDPLRGSLVTVRPGEWLGAGVGHIMKQTFMGVRGDMAQLVDDDGRFTFYGVPSANAYLTAHKVFVDAYHTDPRTGDVDYAPDLGVQGHKAFSIELAMTMGEREATVVAFPCVSIGLLDIVDPSSLMTLPDMQVFDARTDAEPRSFGYAISRPETWVSHVEDVALVFAPRPAEWEHIGKDKEAAATRIKVVMLAGVSKRLVLLNASAAYPKGRGLLAQRTVLLSRTPLQVARDMWYLDDSRIKVLRRFHIVDQALEKMHQRTQEYLALAEEAWQARDYASFDGHARAAWGYEAAAYPRVEATQRDVVRGVLFYLVLMLPFAFFLERLVFAFPDLRLQILGTVGIFALTFEIFRRIHPAFDILEVTPVVMLLAFIMATLAALVIVLVYGKFEAQLKALQTKMGGIHRADIGRMSVAMAAFTLGISNMRRRRARTVLTCITLVLLTFTVLSFTSVVTGVRFNDRRSPGIPRYNGIMVRTADWSPLQESAYRVMQDEFGETHTVVARAWYATSLREEQSFMRITATTSNQGYNARAAIGLMPQETRVTHPQDALIAGRWFRPGERLAVIVPTAIARTLNLTPADVGKARVSFSGLALDLIGLADASKLRRIKDLDNEPLSPADFISMMKQQRSTQQSQAGFQEYLHLSPDDCIMIPYALAVNLGAQVQSVAVGFAAAADVRPALKDLMPRLGFNIYAGIGDETRRWSAMGSSAVTGLADVFIPILIAALIVLNTMLGSVYERVREIGIFSAVGLAPGHIATLFLAEAFVYAIIGAIVGYVLGQGAVKVMTAGGWLGDLQLNYSSLSAVVSTAIVIGVVLLSTVYPARKASEVATPAVDRRWHVPEPEGDDWEIPMPFAVTGAQATALNAFMSEWFGAYEEYSVGDFVTQDVVTEEHPSEYGTEYVIRLMTWLAPFDLGVSQRAALHTVPTNMQDVFEIRLRLHRESGDVSSWRRVNRRFLNTLRKQFLIWRTLRAEDRERYLSMSDGSPTT, encoded by the coding sequence ATGTGTGACATGCCCGCGTGGCGAAAAGCGGCCTGGCTGGTCATCCGGCCCGCGTGGAGCATAGGCGCCCTCGCCTGTGTCATCACGGCCGGGGCGGCCATGCTCCATGCGCGCCCGGCGGGTGCCGCTGCGGACTTCGCGGCCGAGCAGCAGCGCGCTTTTCCGCGGATCGCGGCAGAAGTGGAGGTTGACAACCTGCGCCGGCACGTCGAGAACCTGGCCAGCTACGGCAGCCGGGTCACCTGCTACCCCGGCGCCAAGCGGGCGGAGGACTACGTCTACAATTACCTGCGCAGCCTGGGCCTGCAGGACTTGCACAAAGAAGAGTTCGCCGCCAGCGCGCCCGTCAACCGCGGATCGAGCCTGGAGCTGGCGATGGCTAAGCCCGATGGGCCGCCGTGGCGGCCCGACGAGTCGGGCCTAGCCACCGACAGTATACCGCTCTACCCGCTGTGGCCGAACAACGTCCGCACGTCGCAGCTGCCGCCAGCAGGGGTGAGCGGCCGCGTGGTGTGGGGCGGGCAGGCGGAGTTGGCCGAGCTCAACGGCAAGCAGATCGCCGGCAGCATCGTCCTTTTTGATTTTCGCTGCGGCAGCCGGTGGCTCAACGGCGTGCGCCTGGGGGCGAAGGTCGTGATCTTCGTCGAGCCGGACGAGCCGGCGGTGCGGGGGGAGTCGGAGGCGAAGTTCCTGTCGGTGCCGATCGACATCCCGCGCTTCTGGCTGCGGCGCGGGGACGCGCTGCGGGTGCTGGCGCGCCTGCAGTCCACGCCCAAGGTCCAGGGTCGGGTGCGCTGCGACATGGGTTGGGTGCAGCCCAGCGCCGAGACCGAGCGCGCGGGGACCCTCTATCACCCCCACAACATCATCGCCACCATCCCCGGCACCGACCCCAAGCTCAAGCACCAGGTGGTGATGCTCAGCGCCTACTATGACTCGATGTGCATCGTGCCCGAGATGGCGCCGGGGGCGGAGAGCGCCTGCGGCATCGCCACCCTGCTGGAGCTGGCGCGCATCTTCAAGGACCACCCGCCCCGGCGCACGGTGCGGCTGCTTGCCACCGCCGGCCATTTCGAGGCCATGACCGGCATCCGCGAGTACCTCGGGCGCCACCTGCCCGACATGGAGAAAGGGCCCCCCGAGCCGGCCCGATTCCTGGGGTTCATCCCCTACACCCGCTACGGCGAGGCGCTCGACAAGATCAACCTCTTCTTCGCCCTCGACCTCTCCAGCCAGAGCTCGCGCGTCGGCATCTTCTACTCCGGCTACTACTACAACTACCGCGAGGACCGCCAGCGCGATTTCGCCGACCTCGGGCGCGCCTTCCGCGACAGCGGTGAGGTCATCGCCACCGCGCTCGGCTACGTGGCCGACGAGACCTTCGCTGACGGCATCAACCCCATCGCGGGCAAGCCCTGGCGCACCTTCATCCCCGGCAAGATCGCCCTCGAGAGCGAGGCCTTCACCCTCGGCGGCGGCGCCGGGATGGGGCTGGTCACGACCGACGACAGTCGCGCCCTGGTGGACACGCCCTGGGACCTGCCGGACTACGTTGACTTCCGCAACCTGCGCCATCAGGCGACTTTCCTGGCGTGCTCGCTGTGGAACTTCCTCAACGATCCGGAGGCGCCGGTGAACGAGAAGCCGACGTTCTCCAAGATGACCCTCACCGGCGGCTTCGCGGTGCTGCGCGGCCGCGTGGTCACCTTCAACCCCAGGAGGGGCCTCATCCCCAAGGATCCCCTGCGCGGCTCGCTGGTGACCGTGCGCCCGGGCGAATGGCTCGGGGCGGGCGTCGGGCACATCATGAAGCAGACCTTCATGGGCGTGCGCGGCGACATGGCGCAGCTGGTGGACGACGACGGGCGGTTCACCTTCTACGGGGTGCCTTCGGCCAACGCCTATCTCACGGCGCACAAGGTGTTCGTGGACGCCTACCATACCGATCCTCGCACCGGTGACGTTGACTACGCGCCGGACCTCGGGGTGCAGGGGCACAAGGCTTTCTCCATCGAGCTGGCCATGACCATGGGCGAGCGCGAGGCGACGGTGGTGGCGTTCCCCTGTGTCTCCATCGGGCTGCTGGACATCGTGGATCCGAGCAGCCTGATGACCTTGCCCGACATGCAAGTCTTTGACGCGCGCACCGATGCGGAGCCGCGCTCCTTCGGCTACGCCATCTCGCGGCCGGAGACCTGGGTGTCGCACGTCGAGGACGTGGCGCTGGTGTTCGCGCCGCGGCCGGCGGAGTGGGAGCACATCGGAAAAGACAAGGAGGCGGCGGCCACCCGCATCAAGGTGGTGATGCTGGCGGGGGTGTCGAAGCGACTGGTGCTGCTGAACGCCAGCGCCGCCTATCCCAAGGGGCGGGGGCTGCTGGCCCAGCGCACCGTGCTGCTGTCGCGCACGCCGCTGCAAGTGGCGCGCGACATGTGGTACCTGGATGACTCGCGTATCAAGGTGCTGCGGCGCTTCCACATCGTCGACCAGGCGCTGGAGAAAATGCACCAGCGCACCCAGGAGTACCTGGCGCTGGCGGAGGAGGCGTGGCAGGCGCGCGACTACGCCAGCTTCGACGGCCACGCGCGCGCCGCCTGGGGCTACGAGGCGGCCGCCTATCCGCGGGTGGAGGCGACCCAGCGCGACGTCGTGCGCGGGGTGCTGTTCTACCTGGTGCTCATGCTGCCGTTTGCGTTCTTCCTGGAGCGGCTGGTGTTCGCGTTTCCCGATCTGCGGTTACAGATCTTGGGCACGGTGGGGATCTTCGCGCTTACCTTCGAGATCTTCCGCCGGATCCATCCGGCCTTCGACATCCTCGAGGTCACGCCGGTGGTGATGCTGCTGGCGTTCATCATGGCGACGCTGGCGGCGCTGGTGATCGTCCTCGTTTACGGCAAGTTCGAGGCGCAGCTCAAGGCGCTGCAGACCAAGATGGGAGGCATCCATCGCGCCGACATCGGGCGCATGAGCGTGGCCATGGCCGCCTTCACCCTGGGCATCAGCAACATGCGCCGGCGCCGCGCCCGCACCGTGCTGACCTGTATCACCCTGGTCTTGCTCACCTTCACCGTGCTCAGTTTCACCTCGGTGGTAACGGGGGTGCGCTTCAACGACCGCCGCTCCCCGGGCATCCCGCGCTACAACGGGATCATGGTGCGCACCGCCGACTGGTCGCCGCTGCAGGAGTCCGCCTACCGGGTGATGCAGGACGAGTTCGGGGAAACCCACACCGTGGTCGCGCGCGCGTGGTACGCGACCTCCCTGCGCGAAGAGCAGTCGTTCATGCGCATCACCGCCACCACCAGCAATCAAGGGTACAACGCCCGCGCCGCGATCGGCCTGATGCCGCAGGAGACGCGGGTCACCCACCCCCAGGACGCGCTCATCGCCGGGCGTTGGTTCCGCCCCGGTGAGCGCCTCGCCGTCATCGTGCCCACCGCCATCGCGCGCACGCTCAACCTCACCCCCGCCGACGTCGGCAAGGCCAGAGTCAGCTTCTCCGGTCTCGCCCTCGACCTCATCGGCCTCGCGGACGCCTCCAAGCTGCGCCGCATCAAGGACCTCGACAACGAGCCGCTGAGCCCGGCGGACTTCATCTCGATGATGAAGCAACAGCGCTCGACTCAGCAGTCCCAGGCCGGCTTCCAGGAGTACCTGCACCTGTCGCCGGACGACTGCATCATGATCCCCTACGCGCTCGCCGTCAACCTCGGCGCCCAGGTGCAGTCGGTGGCGGTCGGTTTCGCCGCCGCCGCTGACGTGCGCCCGGCGCTGAAGGACCTCATGCCGCGCCTGGGGTTCAACATCTACGCGGGGATCGGCGATGAGACGCGGCGCTGGAGCGCGATGGGCTCCAGCGCCGTCACCGGGCTGGCTGACGTCTTCATTCCCATCCTGATCGCCGCCCTGATCGTGCTCAACACCATGCTCGGATCGGTCTACGAGCGCGTGCGCGAGATCGGCATCTTCAGCGCCGTCGGCCTCGCCCCCGGTCACATCGCCACCCTGTTCCTGGCCGAGGCCTTCGTCTACGCCATCATCGGCGCCATCGTCGGCTACGTGCTGGGGCAAGGGGCGGTGAAGGTCATGACCGCCGGCGGCTGGCTGGGCGATCTCCAACTCAACTACTCATCGCTGTCGGCGGTGGTGTCCACCGCCATCGTCATCGGCGTGGTGCTGCTGTCCACCGTCTACCCCGCGCGCAAGGCGTCGGAGGTCGCGACCCCGGCGGTGGACCGGCGCTGGCACGTGCCCGAGCCGGAGGGCGACGACTGGGAGATCCCCATGCCCTTCGCCGTCACCGGGGCGCAGGCGACCGCGCTCAACGCCTTCATGTCCGAGTGGTTCGGGGCCTACGAAGAGTACAGCGTCGGCGATTTCGTGACCCAGGACGTGGTCACCGAGGAGCACCCGTCCGAGTACGGCACGGAGTATGTCATCCGGCTCATGACGTGGCTGGCGCCCTTCGATCTCGGCGTCAGCCAACGCGCCGCCCTCCACACCGTGCCGACGAACATGCAGGATGTGTTCGAGATCCGGCTGCGCCTGCACCGCGAGAGCGGAGATGTCAGCTCGTGGAGGCGCGTGAACCGGCGCTTCCTCAATACCCTGCGCAAGCAGTTCCTGATCTGGCGCACCCTGCGCGCCGAGGACCGCGAGCGCTACCTGAGCATGAGCGACGGATCGCCCACGACCTAG
- a CDS encoding rhomboid family intramembrane serine protease — protein MIPFLIYATDRERKRVPYVTYSLIGLNLLTYLGLNAFATPESFYAAQMQFGFVPAQGSWYSVMTSMFVHGDVQHLFTNMLFLWVFGALVEEGLGVAVFLTLYVGSQVAANLVHASVGAAFGSAAMSKPVIGASGAVAGLLGLAAMRFYRTRVRIAYWAVVKAGVVEIAAWIFIALWAGLEVAQAVVSLAAERSGLGGADPVAHWAHLGGFAFGIVGAAVLRLRTEGQREYLLAALRRDPLSVSGYNVMRDLQSLVREDADCGEAHHALAKQYVLDRQYEQAGRSYLRAIDCYLRQGGPSTLRHAQGGPERGRGATGSGPPLPTPAGPSRAESRGGHAAATLRHAQGGPERGRGATESYEELTALFPECRLNLRLQFRMATALEQQGRYALAVHAFERVADAYADSEEAQVSLMRAAALCAERLADPPGALDYLERLAADYPQGPWAAFARRQSARLRRELER, from the coding sequence ATGATCCCCTTCCTGATATATGCGACCGACCGCGAGCGCAAGCGCGTCCCCTACGTCACCTACAGCCTGATCGGCCTCAACCTCCTGACCTACCTCGGCCTCAACGCCTTCGCCACCCCGGAGAGCTTCTACGCGGCGCAGATGCAGTTCGGCTTCGTGCCCGCGCAGGGGTCGTGGTACTCGGTCATGACCTCGATGTTCGTTCACGGCGACGTCCAGCACCTGTTCACCAACATGCTGTTTCTGTGGGTGTTCGGGGCGCTGGTGGAGGAGGGGCTGGGGGTAGCGGTATTCCTGACGCTGTACGTCGGCAGCCAAGTGGCGGCCAACCTGGTGCACGCGTCGGTGGGCGCGGCCTTCGGCAGCGCCGCCATGAGCAAGCCGGTGATCGGGGCGTCGGGGGCGGTGGCGGGGCTGCTGGGGCTGGCGGCGATGCGATTCTATCGCACGCGAGTGCGCATCGCCTATTGGGCGGTGGTCAAGGCGGGGGTGGTGGAGATCGCGGCGTGGATCTTCATCGCGCTGTGGGCGGGGCTGGAGGTGGCGCAGGCGGTGGTATCGCTGGCGGCGGAGCGCAGCGGCCTGGGGGGTGCCGACCCCGTGGCGCACTGGGCGCATCTGGGTGGATTCGCCTTCGGCATCGTGGGTGCGGCAGTGCTGCGGCTGCGCACCGAGGGACAGCGCGAGTACCTGCTGGCGGCGTTGCGCCGCGACCCGCTGTCGGTCTCGGGTTACAACGTCATGCGCGACCTGCAGTCGCTGGTGCGGGAGGACGCGGACTGCGGCGAGGCACATCACGCCCTGGCCAAGCAGTACGTGCTGGATCGCCAGTACGAGCAGGCGGGGCGCTCCTACCTGCGCGCGATTGACTGCTATCTGAGACAGGGCGGCCCTTCGACCCTTCGACATGCTCAGGGTGGTCCCGAGCGTGGTCGAGGGGCGACAGGCTCAGGACCGCCCCTGCCAACGCCGGCAGGGCCGTCCCGAGCGGAGTCGAGGGGCGGCCACGCGGCGGCGACCCTTCGACATGCTCAGGGTGGTCCCGAGCGTGGTCGAGGGGCGACCGAAAGCTACGAGGAGCTGACGGCGCTTTTCCCCGAGTGCCGGTTGAACTTGCGCTTGCAGTTCCGGATGGCGACGGCGCTGGAGCAGCAAGGTCGCTACGCACTGGCGGTGCATGCTTTCGAGCGGGTGGCCGACGCCTATGCGGACAGCGAGGAGGCGCAGGTGTCGCTGATGCGGGCGGCTGCGTTGTGCGCCGAACGGCTGGCGGACCCGCCCGGGGCGCTGGACTACCTGGAACGGCTCGCGGCCGACTACCCACAGGGGCCGTGGGCCGCGTTTGCGCGGCGCCAGAGCGCCCGCCTGCGCCGGGAGCTGGAGCGATGA